The genomic region TTGTGTATTGTTGATCGTGTAGAGTATATGAGCGTTGGTCAATTCAAATGGGCACAATTGAGGGCTAGAGTTTAATTCCGATTGGCGACAAAACAaacgttttttttttttgagatgtaACCATATTTATTCCATTAGCCAAACAGCTGAGGAACACCGCTGGCTACCAATTCATGCTTGAATTCAGGGCGAGAAAACAAACTTGGCACATGCGGCAAGTAGTCCgtaacaaaacaaaacaaaaccgcACACATGCATGACATAGGAGACAATGAGTAAAAAAAATGATTATTAGCAAGTCCGAGGAAAAAGCGGGCGAACACCATGCTGACTCGATCGGTGCTCCAAGTGTGTGCGTGAGTCTCGGCTAGCTTGTGGCGACGAGGCCGTCCTCTTCGACTGAGCCCGCCAGGCTGACCGACGACGACGTCGGGTTGACGACGTTGCAGTTGAGCCGTACCTGGCCGCAGTTGCCGGTCTGCACCTGGATGCGGCCCATCTTGACCATGGCGGCCGCGAAGCGCTCCTTCCACAGGGTCTCGTTCCCCGCGAAGCGGTTCACCAGCACGTTGAGGTTGCCGTCGACCCGGAGCTGGTTGTCGGAGAAGAAGAGCCCCATGCCGCGCGGCAGCAGCTTGTAGTAGTTGTTGTCCAGCACGTTAGGCGAGCCCGGGTCGATCGGCGCCGTCGCCTGCGACGTGTTCGACGGGCATAGCACCCGCAGCTGCGCCGCGTACGACGGGCTCAGCCCTGCATCCACCTGGTAGATGATAATGCAACACACGTACGTAAGTTTCATGCCAACGTAAACTAATATATGGTGTCTCACTAGAGGGACGTACGATGGGAGTGTTGCCGTTCCAGATGCGGTCGACGAAGGAGGAGCAGAAGGAGCGGCCGACGGTGTGGGCGCCGGAGAGGAGGACCATCTCCTCCGCCGTGAGGGTCTTGTTCTTGAACCGGTCAATGAGCTGCTGCGCGGTGAAGGTGGGTGGGGGCAGGTTGTTGTTGGCGTCCTCCTCGCGAGAGATGCTGCCGTCGCGGCGGCCGGCGGGGACAGAATAGACGACGTTGCCGGTGAGGGTGATGCTTTCGCGGGCGGCGAAGGCCaggatgtcggcgcaggagacggtgCGGGGACAGCTCCGTTCGAGGGCGGCCTTGGCGGCGTCGATCACCTCGAAGCCACGGAGGCTGGGGTTGTTCGGAGGAGCCACCCGTTCTGTCCTGCCCCCGCCGGGGTTGGTGGCCAGCAGGACAGAGGCGTCGCATCCCTGCATCAAGTAAAGATCAAAATTAACTCTGGGCCATTCACAATGATCATTGTAATTTTAGTtcgtgtaagacaataggctttggggggaaccggcataaccctctaggggtggcctatcatatatatatatatatatatatatatataatgaggtggtatacaacgttacaatatacatatgtaaatacagtctaacaccctccctcaatcttagccactttctaatgaatctagaagggtaagattgcgcctgcaagtctcaaactgtggcaaaggcaatggcttggtgaagatgtcagcaagttgatccttggaagaaataaacttgatctgtagttgcttctgagagacacgttcacgcacaaagtgatagtcaacttcaatgtgtttcgttcgggcatggaataccggatttgcagaaaggtatgtagcaccgatgttatcacaccaaagaacaggaggttgtgattggggtatacttaactcctgaagcaaggactgtacccagataatctctgatgtggcattggccacagccttatactcagcctcagtactgctacgcgagacagtagcctgtttccgagcactccaggcaatcatgttagagccaaagaagacagcataaccccccgtggatcgcctgtcatccggattgccagcccagtctgcatcagaatatgctgaaagacaaccagagtcagacggccgaatatgcaaaccatgagccaccgtgaaacgaatatagcgcaaaatccgcttaacagcagaccaatgagtgtcacggggtgactgcagatactggcagactcggttaacagcataggaaatgtctggtcgcgtgatcgtcaagtactggagcccaccaacaatactccggtactcggtcgcatcagaagaagaaagaagcacaccatcaacagcattgagcttatccATCAACAGCATACCTGCTCCATTgacggtgtggatcttgtcggagccatggtagggttcacgagtgtgaagcttccccatctcactggtcaggtgctctgtcgccccagagtccatgtaccagtggggatcaatggagtaggactgagtgtgtccctgtggcttctgcggcggcggatgatcagccatggcgacctgacgagcaaagttgcgtgtatccttcccgtcattgccaagaccaagaaaaccccgctggaagcgcttgtgacacttcgaggcccagtgcccatcgcgaccacaaagctggcacacacgtggaccgccagcccctggtagcgtcgcagtaggaggaggggccgaggcgggtggtggtgactgccccgaaggagccctggatgaagcagaggagcgaccacccttggtggcggcgtttgccgagagggcgccgttgcccctggatcggcgcgtctcgactcgttgctcagtaagcaggaggcgtgaaaagacctcgtgtgctggcatgggcgtggagttgcccctctcattgatgatctcgactagggcgtcatactcctcatcaagaccattgacaataaatgagttgaactcggagtcggtgaggggctgtccaatggaggccagcgtgtcggcgagactcttgactttgttgtagaactcagtggcggtggagtcaagcttctgacactccccaagttggcgacggagcccagatacacgagcctgcgactgtgccgcaaacgagcgctcaagaatagtccatgcctcgtgggacgtcttggcaaagacaacaagcccagcaacggccggagagagcgacccctggatggaggagaggttcgcctgatcctgccctgtccagacacggtgagccggattatagaccggaccatgcacgctgtcaaccagcgcaggagggcaagggagagagccgtcgacatagccaagcaggtagtgactcccaagaagcggaagaacctgcgcgcgccagaagatgtaattgtccggcgacaacttgatggtgatgagatggccgaagtgaaacggcggcggcgactgcgatcccatcgaggagactggctgagtgagaacaccgtggagacagtcagaggggcagccggcgcggtgacagagggcgcgatggccgcggttgacgccgcgaagcctgccagcgcgacgtctTCCGCCACCAGCAGCGCAGTGGCtgagggcgcgacagccgcggatgacagggcgacggtggtgtgggccacaagcgcctgcccgggcgaagtagcagccggcgggagcgcgaagagggagccgacgctccgtgtcccgatcggcgcctgaagggaggcggcatccagcggcctcgagagaagtgccgcgagggaggccagcagaaaaccggtggcggtggagccggacgcagcggcggacgtcatagcagtcgggcgacggcggcggcaggcgcggcggcggcggcggtggcggcggcggctttatggtttttaggcggaagcggacttaacctagcgtgataccatgttagacaataggctttggggggaaccggcataaccctctaggggtggcctatcacatatatatatatatatatatatatatatatatatatatatatataatgaggtggtatacaatgtTACAATATACATATGTAAATGCAGTCTAACAGTTCGCGTGGCAAATTGCATTTTAACTGGTTGCATGTATGTACAACTACAACATCATACAACGGGACCATGTATGCATGCATGTACAATATCATTCAAGTGACCATGTAATGCAGGCACTGAGGCATGTAGTACTACAATATCATTCAAGTGacattatgcatgcatgcatgttcaaTGTCATTCAAGTGACCATGTATGCATGCGTGCATCATGCATGGGGAATTGGGGAGAAAATTAATGAATTAAAAGAGCACTGAGATTCGTCCGACGAAAGGTTTGGCGAGCAGGGGAACATGCGTTGCCTCCAGACAAGGAAAACAGGAGGGCATATATTCGCTGCTGCTTTCGTAGTTTCCCAGTTTAGCTTTTGTGCTTTTGGCTTTCCCTTTATCTCCAGTGGAAACATTATTAggcttttctttttgtttcttgccACTTTGTCAGCAGGGGGATATGGGTTACCTCCGAAGAAAGAAATACAGCAGGCCAGCAGGGGAATATATCACCTGCTACTTTCATATTTAACTACTTTTAAGCTTTATTATGCTTTCTACTCTTTGTCTCGAGAGATAACATGCTTGACCTTTCTGCTTTTGACTTTCCCTTTATCTCCACAGATAACACATTTAGCTTTTCCATTTTGCAAACTATGGTTTTGCAGTTCTCTCTATATAGCAACGGTTcctattctcaaaaaaaaaaaattataaaaaaaatcaaGCAATGGTTCCTCACGCAAACATACTACTACCCTCTAACTCTCCATAGTTCAATCAAATGACATAGAAAAAATCAAAATTAATGGCTACACCTGCGATAATTTTTACAGAACTAACTTTACACGCTGATGTGGTAGTACATTTTGGAGGTGTGCCACTAAACTGATAGTTTTTTCCCAGGAAGTAAAATCCGCCCCCCTACAACTAGTGCTAGATCTTTATCTTTGCTACTAGCTAACATGCTGTAAAACACCACAGGTGTTCTTATTTTCTTTGCCCCTGGAGGCTGGAGCTAGCCACGCGTTGGCACAATTGATCCGAAATGTATATGCACGCATGAACTCATTGTGGAGATAGATACGTACCCTGACGAAGCAGTCATGGAAATGGAGCCGGATGAGGCCGGCGGCGATGCCAGCGTCCTTGGCGAAGGCGGCCGCGACGGCCTGCCGGACAAGCGCCTCCGCGTTGGGGCAGCTCTTCTGGTAGAACCCCACCCGGAGCTGCGCCGTGGCCAGCACCGGCAGCAAGCACATGGCGCACAGCGCCGCGGTGAGGGCTACACCGGTTCTGCCTTGTGTAGCCATGAAATCTTGCTAGTCCAATCTAGATGATGCTTTGAGCTCCACAGCTGTGTGGGAGTTTATATAGGCGGGTGGAGACTCACACTTTGGGTCTTGGGCAGTTTGGCACGTAACAAATTCCTTTGG from Triticum aestivum cultivar Chinese Spring chromosome 4A, IWGSC CS RefSeq v2.1, whole genome shotgun sequence harbors:
- the LOC123087994 gene encoding peroxidase 1, with product MATQGRTGVALTAALCAMCLLPVLATAQLRVGFYQKSCPNAEALVRQAVAAAFAKDAGIAAGLIRLHFHDCFVRGCDASVLLATNPGGGRTERVAPPNNPSLRGFEVIDAAKAALERSCPRTVSCADILAFAARESITLTGNVVYSVPAGRRDGSISREEDANNNLPPPTFTAQQLIDRFKNKTLTAEEMVLLSGAHTVGRSFCSSFVDRIWNGNTPIVDAGLSPSYAAQLRVLCPSNTSQATAPIDPGSPNVLDNNYYKLLPRGMGLFFSDNQLRVDGNLNVLVNRFAGNETLWKERFAAAMVKMGRIQVQTGNCGQVRLNCNVVNPTSSSVSLAGSVEEDGLVATS